One window of the Shewanella maritima genome contains the following:
- a CDS encoding transglycosylase SLT domain-containing protein, protein MLSVCALAIAGFGGNAVASSNYTKEQQIYLDAKAALDKKQLSKYKQLRKQIPNYPLNIYLDYHEQSAGIMKMSGKDAKKALAKFETTALYNTLRYRYLSAAGEQKRWQDFLTISPDTPRDVTLQCYYNRAQLQRGDKQIGYKGAEQLWLHGRSRPKACDPLFKVWTKAGKRTDALIWQRMLLSFNANQTSLLRWLGKKLPNRKAEVDLLLKVYSDPNSLRHTRKFSGSQKVVGDIVYVGLRKLAKRDLKQATKLYQKYNNKDRFSQYESHQLNHYLVRRALVHQKQSVLAYADSQLKNLDSDDLVEMRLRWAIRDADLKALAQFMPLLSEKAKANARWQYWQARLDSKPGQFDSAMYDPLSKNRNFYGFYAAEQIKVPFSMNNKMPASDSKLKAKLYDDPGFARVIELRAIDKLIDARGEWVALLRRQDKAMRAEYGLYALNQQWYDLGVESSIQAKTWNALKLRFPPAEKATFKKASKKYQVSEYETRAISRRESAFYPYATSGVGARGLMQLMPATAKQTAKRNKLKYAGTRSLYKPELNIMLGSAYYGQLVDQYNGNRVLATAAYNAGPSNVKRWLKRSDGKLDVMSFIETIPYRETREYVQAVFSYRLIFQYQEKVAEPMFSEQELAFKY, encoded by the coding sequence ATGCTGAGCGTTTGTGCTTTAGCGATTGCCGGTTTCGGTGGCAATGCTGTCGCAAGCAGTAACTACACCAAAGAGCAACAAATCTACCTTGATGCCAAAGCAGCATTAGATAAAAAGCAGCTAAGTAAATATAAACAGCTACGCAAGCAAATTCCTAACTACCCGCTTAACATTTATCTCGATTACCATGAGCAGTCAGCTGGCATCATGAAAATGAGCGGCAAAGACGCCAAGAAAGCCCTAGCCAAATTTGAAACCACAGCGCTTTATAACACCTTAAGGTACCGCTATTTATCGGCTGCTGGTGAGCAAAAGCGTTGGCAAGACTTTTTAACCATCTCACCTGACACGCCGCGCGATGTCACGCTGCAATGCTATTACAACCGCGCTCAGCTGCAGCGTGGCGACAAACAGATTGGTTACAAAGGCGCTGAGCAATTATGGTTACATGGCCGCTCTCGTCCAAAAGCTTGCGATCCACTATTTAAAGTATGGACCAAAGCGGGTAAACGTACGGACGCCCTAATATGGCAACGTATGCTACTTAGCTTTAACGCTAACCAAACCAGCTTACTTAGGTGGCTAGGTAAAAAGCTGCCAAACCGCAAAGCGGAAGTCGATTTATTGCTAAAGGTATACAGCGACCCTAACAGCTTGCGTCATACCCGCAAATTTAGTGGCAGTCAAAAAGTCGTGGGCGATATTGTCTATGTTGGCCTTAGAAAACTTGCAAAGCGCGACCTGAAACAAGCCACCAAGCTCTATCAAAAATACAATAACAAAGACCGTTTTAGTCAGTATGAGTCGCATCAGCTTAATCACTATTTAGTGCGCCGCGCACTCGTTCATCAAAAACAAAGCGTGCTAGCCTACGCCGACAGTCAACTAAAAAATTTAGACTCAGATGACCTTGTTGAGATGCGCCTGCGCTGGGCAATTCGCGACGCTGACTTAAAAGCCTTAGCCCAATTTATGCCTCTACTGTCAGAGAAAGCTAAGGCAAACGCTCGCTGGCAGTATTGGCAAGCAAGGCTTGATAGTAAGCCAGGTCAGTTTGACTCAGCCATGTACGACCCATTAAGTAAAAACCGTAATTTTTATGGTTTTTATGCTGCTGAGCAAATCAAGGTGCCATTTTCAATGAACAACAAGATGCCAGCATCTGATAGTAAACTTAAAGCCAAGCTATACGACGACCCAGGCTTTGCTCGCGTGATAGAGCTTAGAGCCATAGATAAGTTGATTGATGCCCGCGGTGAATGGGTTGCCCTACTGCGCCGCCAAGATAAAGCTATGCGCGCAGAATATGGCCTATATGCACTTAATCAACAATGGTATGACTTAGGTGTTGAATCAAGTATTCAAGCTAAAACCTGGAATGCCCTCAAGCTGCGTTTTCCACCAGCTGAAAAAGCCACATTCAAAAAAGCCAGCAAAAAATACCAGGTAAGTGAGTACGAAACCCGCGCTATTAGCCGCCGCGAAAGTGCTTTTTATCCTTATGCGACCTCGGGTGTTGGCGCCAGAGGATTAATGCAATTGATGCCAGCTACTGCCAAACAAACCGCCAAACGCAACAAGCTCAAATACGCTGGCACACGTTCATTGTACAAGCCTGAGCTCAATATCATGCTTGGTAGTGCCTATTACGGGCAGCTTGTAGACCAATACAATGGCAACCGCGTATTGGCTACTGCGGCTTATAATGCTGGGCCTAGTAATGTGAAGCGCTGGCTAAAACGATCTGATGGCAAACTTGATGTGATGAGTTTTATCGAGACGATCCCATATCGAGAAACCCGTGAATATGTACAAGCGGTATTTAGCTATCGGCTTATTTTTCAGTATCAAGAAAAAGTCGCCGAGCCTATGTTTAGCGAGCAAGAGTTAGCGTTCAAATACTAA
- a CDS encoding AAA family ATPase — MADAKIHSLLTQLEQVLIGKPEQIKLALACILAKGHLLIEDLPGMGKTSLSHGLASGLGMSYQRIQFTSDMLPADLLGVSIFDKNTQGFTFHKGPLFNQMLLADEINRASPKTQSALLEAMAETQITQDGQTYSLPQPFFVIATQNPVDQSGTFPLPESQLDRFMMRISIGYPHEDAELEMLKTHQQGAERVEIQQCISPQELLELQRQVGEVTASDAVLKYLIALVDFSRQQAEANGLSPRASIALLQAAKAWAFINDRQYLVPEDIQAVFTSVAEHRIRSASALQGRALSDTILTQVNPIR, encoded by the coding sequence GTGGCCGACGCAAAAATTCACTCACTACTGACCCAACTTGAGCAAGTTTTAATCGGCAAACCCGAGCAAATTAAACTGGCACTGGCATGTATTCTCGCTAAAGGCCATTTGCTAATTGAAGATCTTCCCGGCATGGGTAAAACCAGCTTATCCCACGGCCTCGCAAGTGGCCTTGGTATGAGTTATCAGCGGATCCAATTTACATCCGACATGCTACCCGCAGACTTACTTGGGGTATCGATTTTTGACAAAAACACCCAAGGCTTTACCTTCCACAAAGGGCCACTGTTCAACCAGATGTTACTGGCAGATGAAATTAACCGCGCTAGCCCAAAAACCCAAAGTGCCTTGCTTGAAGCGATGGCTGAAACGCAAATCACTCAGGATGGGCAAACCTACTCACTGCCACAGCCGTTCTTTGTTATCGCCACCCAAAACCCGGTAGATCAATCAGGCACCTTCCCACTGCCAGAATCGCAATTAGATCGTTTTATGATGCGTATTTCGATTGGTTACCCTCATGAAGATGCTGAGCTTGAAATGCTTAAAACCCATCAACAAGGCGCTGAGCGGGTTGAGATACAACAATGTATTTCACCACAAGAGCTACTTGAACTGCAGCGTCAAGTAGGTGAAGTGACAGCATCAGATGCGGTGCTTAAGTACTTAATTGCCTTGGTTGATTTTTCGCGCCAGCAGGCTGAAGCCAATGGTTTATCACCGCGTGCGAGTATCGCTCTGTTGCAAGCAGCTAAAGCGTGGGCATTTATCAACGACAGACAATATCTCGTACCAGAAGATATTCAGGCAGTATTCACTTCAGTAGCTGAGCATCGAATTCGCAGCGCCAGTGCCCTGCAAGGCCGCGCGTTGTCAGATACAATCTTGACCCAAGTGAACCCTATCCGCTGA
- the recC gene encoding exodeoxyribonuclease V subunit gamma, which translates to MLKLIQSNQMEVLSAQLSLCLATPAEGAPLLADESILVQSPGMSTWLRLEVAKYNQIAAGLTFPLPSSFTWQLCHSLLPNVPKDNAFTKAAMTWKLIDLLPTLLSDSDFSPLTQYLSLTSPIDDEQLAQIDGVKLYQLCGRIADIFDQYLVYRPQWILAWEQQLPLTEIHPKLKLDENQLWQAKLWRALISYNRDTLAQSEYHRANLHADLLSALENPNTDISELPNRLFVFGISSMPPQTLEVLYKLATRIDVTIFSLSPCQHYWGDIVDPKVRARMALQYAGKKQLDANWENTLEVGNPLLANNGKMGRELLDLMLSLPEAHTDFGDDCYIEIEPDNLLHGVQYDILQMETLGRALGPQADIYQDINGRRTLSKVDDSITLRSCHSPLREVETLHDHILNLLSDNPELAPKDIVIMLPDVAAYAPYIDAVFGTANSQHFEDLANYWHDENSAHKANRYLPYAIADRGAAQESPLINSFLTLLNINQSRFSLSEIISILEVPAILRRFGLDDDDLNLIRRWLDDANVRWGRDEQSRAELGLPEFDQNSWAFGIKRLILGYAMHDEADIYQHTLPVAGVEGQSAQALGKLLNFIETIDYFSEQFKADINSHDKLALLGQLLDDCYDAIDDEQQQLLAVREALAALDTELANAGHKGKLEIEILRQWFTQRLTESRVGQRYLAGSINFCTLMPMRSIPFKVVCLLGMNDGVYPRVQHPVGFDLMAHFGAEKGDRSRRLDDRYLFLEALLSARQQLYISYIGHSERDNTERLPSMLVSELIEFIQMSYLPEAAASDNPAQLEQTMLDKAVIEQLIIEQPLQPFDKQHYQANELKPSLHSFNQQWCPPAQSEHQAPTVFIGNKPIINIEAPTSSHELDENLLPFDTTQDIELSALMRFYRNPAQYFFNRTLQLDLSLNIDADDNDEPFAQDNLARYNTQSMLISNALGRTLGDEGSETDTQLIDTLKAAGGLPLAPFNDLILERYQQDIAPLVSRIRYLYQDDNVDDLSAISIDLECNVDLGKTTSHLTTLQLTGRIDNLCTKGLVGYRPSQAHGRDIIQLYLRHLCLNAMGETKHSYLIDIKNFHSFAPLSAEQATAQLSRFMRYFVAGQSTPLCLPPRTSFVYASTEGEHQEKLNAAEGQWHSSQSSFLEGNEAHNKRLFSFPDNFDTPAFTQNVDYLFAPMVSLYHSDALDELETFVTGAAIEQHAQVVNQAAGAKELS; encoded by the coding sequence ATGCTTAAATTAATTCAATCAAATCAAATGGAAGTGCTATCAGCACAGTTGTCATTATGCTTGGCAACGCCTGCAGAAGGTGCGCCGCTGCTTGCCGATGAATCGATTCTGGTGCAAAGCCCCGGCATGTCGACCTGGTTAAGACTAGAAGTCGCCAAGTACAATCAAATCGCTGCAGGGCTAACCTTCCCACTGCCTTCAAGCTTTACCTGGCAACTGTGCCATAGCTTGCTGCCCAATGTGCCTAAAGATAATGCCTTTACCAAAGCAGCGATGACCTGGAAGCTCATTGACCTATTGCCGACACTGCTAAGCGATAGTGACTTTAGCCCGTTAACCCAGTATTTAAGCCTCACGTCGCCAATTGATGATGAGCAGTTAGCGCAAATTGATGGCGTTAAGCTGTATCAATTATGTGGCCGTATTGCCGATATTTTCGACCAATACCTGGTGTACAGGCCGCAGTGGATTTTAGCCTGGGAGCAACAGCTGCCGCTGACTGAGATACATCCAAAACTTAAACTCGATGAAAATCAATTATGGCAAGCCAAACTGTGGCGAGCGCTAATCAGTTATAACCGCGACACCTTGGCGCAAAGCGAGTATCACAGGGCCAACCTACACGCAGACCTACTTAGCGCGCTCGAAAATCCAAATACCGACATCAGCGAGCTACCCAACCGTTTATTCGTATTTGGTATCTCATCCATGCCGCCGCAAACCCTTGAGGTTTTATATAAACTTGCCACACGCATTGATGTCACTATCTTTTCCCTCAGCCCTTGTCAGCACTATTGGGGCGATATTGTTGACCCGAAAGTGCGTGCGCGTATGGCCTTGCAATATGCAGGCAAAAAACAACTTGATGCCAACTGGGAAAACACACTAGAAGTCGGCAATCCACTACTGGCTAACAACGGAAAAATGGGGCGCGAGCTACTGGATTTAATGCTGAGCCTGCCAGAAGCTCACACCGACTTTGGCGATGATTGTTATATCGAAATTGAACCAGACAACCTGCTCCATGGCGTGCAATACGACATTTTGCAAATGGAAACCTTAGGCCGAGCCCTTGGCCCGCAGGCTGATATTTACCAAGACATCAATGGCCGCAGAACGCTGTCAAAAGTAGATGACTCCATTACCCTGCGCAGCTGCCATAGCCCACTTAGGGAAGTAGAAACGCTACACGATCATATCTTAAACCTGCTTAGCGATAATCCAGAACTTGCGCCAAAAGACATTGTGATCATGCTGCCCGATGTTGCCGCCTACGCGCCTTATATCGACGCAGTTTTTGGCACGGCCAACAGCCAACACTTTGAAGACCTAGCCAACTATTGGCATGATGAAAACTCAGCGCACAAGGCCAACCGCTATCTGCCTTATGCCATTGCCGATCGCGGCGCAGCCCAAGAATCACCATTAATTAATAGCTTTCTAACCCTGCTCAATATCAACCAGAGCCGTTTCTCGTTAAGCGAAATCATCAGCATACTCGAAGTCCCAGCAATTTTACGCCGCTTTGGGCTTGATGATGACGACTTAAACCTGATCAGGCGTTGGTTAGATGATGCCAATGTTCGTTGGGGACGCGACGAGCAAAGCCGAGCCGAGCTTGGCTTGCCAGAGTTTGACCAAAACTCATGGGCATTTGGCATCAAACGCCTCATTCTTGGTTATGCCATGCATGATGAAGCCGATATTTATCAGCACACCTTACCCGTTGCTGGCGTTGAGGGGCAATCAGCACAGGCGCTTGGGAAACTACTTAACTTTATCGAAACCATAGATTACTTTAGCGAGCAATTTAAAGCCGACATCAACAGTCACGACAAACTCGCCCTGCTCGGTCAATTACTAGATGATTGTTATGACGCCATAGATGATGAGCAGCAACAGCTACTTGCGGTGCGCGAAGCCTTAGCGGCATTAGATACCGAGCTTGCCAATGCAGGTCATAAAGGCAAGCTGGAAATTGAAATCTTACGCCAGTGGTTTACTCAAAGACTCACAGAATCACGTGTTGGTCAACGTTATCTTGCCGGTAGCATCAACTTTTGTACCCTGATGCCAATGCGCTCAATTCCGTTTAAAGTGGTATGTTTACTGGGGATGAACGATGGCGTCTACCCTAGAGTACAGCACCCTGTGGGTTTTGATTTGATGGCGCACTTTGGCGCAGAAAAAGGCGATCGCTCTCGCAGGCTTGACGATAGATACCTGTTCCTTGAAGCCTTATTATCTGCAAGGCAGCAGCTATATATCAGCTATATTGGTCACAGCGAGCGCGATAATACCGAGCGTTTACCGTCAATGTTGGTATCTGAGCTGATTGAGTTTATTCAAATGAGCTACTTGCCTGAAGCTGCGGCGTCAGATAACCCAGCCCAGCTTGAACAGACAATGCTGGATAAAGCGGTAATTGAGCAGCTTATCATCGAGCAGCCACTGCAGCCTTTCGATAAGCAGCATTACCAAGCCAATGAGCTGAAACCAAGCTTGCACAGCTTTAATCAGCAGTGGTGCCCGCCAGCGCAGTCTGAGCATCAAGCGCCAACAGTGTTTATTGGCAACAAACCGATTATTAACATTGAAGCGCCAACGTCATCACATGAGTTAGATGAAAATCTGCTGCCGTTTGATACCACACAAGACATCGAGCTATCAGCGCTAATGCGTTTTTATCGCAACCCTGCACAATACTTTTTCAACCGTACCTTGCAGCTGGATTTATCGCTTAATATCGATGCCGATGATAATGACGAGCCATTCGCTCAGGACAATCTCGCGCGTTACAACACGCAATCAATGCTCATTAGCAATGCGCTAGGCAGAACACTGGGGGATGAAGGCAGCGAAACTGACACTCAACTAATCGACACCTTAAAAGCTGCAGGTGGACTGCCGCTCGCACCCTTTAATGATTTGATCCTTGAGCGCTATCAGCAAGATATTGCGCCACTGGTGAGCCGCATACGTTACCTGTATCAAGACGATAATGTTGACGACCTGAGCGCCATTAGTATTGATCTAGAGTGCAATGTCGATTTAGGCAAAACAACATCTCATTTGACTACACTGCAGCTAACCGGCCGCATCGATAACCTATGCACTAAGGGCTTAGTGGGCTATCGCCCAAGTCAGGCCCATGGTCGCGATATTATTCAGCTGTACCTGCGCCATCTATGCTTAAACGCCATGGGCGAAACCAAGCATAGCTACCTGATTGATATTAAAAACTTCCATAGCTTTGCCCCGCTTAGCGCCGAACAAGCCACAGCGCAGCTGTCTCGTTTTATGCGCTACTTTG
- a CDS encoding DUF58 domain-containing protein, which translates to MFAKRKKSNQPWAKRFIPKALQQRWQRWIKRRLPPQAKVTLSHRGIFILPSAFGLAWLTLVVVLYLFGTNYQNNLVIGLSLLLASVFHTCIIYSYKNLAGLTFSALPAPEAHAGVSMPFPIKLSGQTTKQHKSTSHQQICLNFSEQRHIRVHHSNELTDASVPFDKPKRGLLKPGRITVSSNFPLGLCKAWSYVDLDLEHVIYAKPLPSDIQLSSVDTPDPINEQHGKLKPGVDDFKGLKGYVPGESLKQVAWKQWAQGRGMLSKEFAEPEGAPVWLTFNPQSGELLESQLSHLAWQVDTLTKAKQMFGLSLPGNTIEPDTGEAHRQACQQAIALFKPAMAANDLFDQSEANDER; encoded by the coding sequence ATGTTCGCTAAGCGCAAAAAATCAAATCAGCCATGGGCAAAGCGGTTTATACCCAAGGCACTGCAACAACGCTGGCAACGTTGGATTAAACGCCGCCTTCCACCACAAGCAAAAGTCACTCTAAGTCATCGCGGCATTTTTATTTTGCCTAGCGCCTTTGGGCTTGCTTGGTTAACCTTGGTGGTCGTCTTGTACCTGTTTGGTACTAACTATCAAAACAACTTGGTCATAGGTTTAAGCCTGCTACTGGCCAGCGTATTTCATACCTGCATTATCTACAGCTATAAAAACCTCGCTGGACTCACTTTTAGCGCTTTGCCTGCGCCAGAAGCACATGCTGGTGTATCTATGCCATTCCCGATAAAACTAAGCGGCCAAACAACAAAACAACATAAGTCCACCAGCCATCAACAAATTTGTTTAAACTTTAGCGAACAAAGGCATATCCGCGTACATCACAGCAACGAACTAACCGATGCCTCAGTGCCGTTCGACAAACCGAAACGTGGACTACTAAAGCCAGGGCGAATTACCGTTTCATCAAACTTCCCTTTGGGCTTGTGTAAAGCCTGGTCTTATGTCGACCTTGACCTTGAGCATGTGATTTACGCCAAACCGCTGCCAAGTGATATTCAGCTAAGCAGTGTTGACACGCCTGACCCAATTAATGAGCAGCACGGTAAGCTCAAACCCGGTGTCGATGATTTCAAAGGGTTAAAAGGCTATGTGCCGGGCGAGTCGCTTAAACAGGTCGCCTGGAAACAATGGGCACAAGGCCGCGGCATGCTGAGCAAAGAATTTGCCGAGCCAGAAGGCGCACCAGTGTGGCTTACCTTCAACCCTCAAAGTGGTGAACTACTTGAGTCGCAACTTAGCCACCTAGCCTGGCAAGTTGACACCTTAACCAAGGCCAAGCAGATGTTTGGCCTAAGTCTGCCGGGAAACACTATCGAACCTGACACAGGTGAAGCCCATCGCCAGGCATGTCAGCAAGCTATCGCACTGTTTAAACCCGCCATGGCAGCTAATGACTTGTTTGACCAAAGCGAGGCCAATGATGAAAGATAA
- a CDS encoding transglutaminase TgpA family protein, translating to MMKDNFDSIISRNTLFWLLITNVVVLLPLYSNATIWSIGICAICFVWRIGIYFGKVSAPPKLLVTSLAIGAASTLGLVASEIGALNALVNLLLLGYALKYIEMRELRDVKVVVLVGYFLIAFALLEQQSMLFTMQMLLVAVINSCVLISVYQDKALKKANAIFAAKIMLQSLPLAILLFVVFPRLGPLWLAPNLKVAQTGLSNELSFGDIGKLTRSDELAFRATFEADSDRQQLTNSELYWRTLVMEKYDGKTWRQDHSIKHKQRMAFVEKPKRQVPPNSGERLAYTIISEPSHKKWLYGLNVAYSDAPHVVELQDYRLYSVRPIDQRLSYRVDSYPQQVMELELSENTRKINLGLPANLNPQTLALGQSFKQQYPDELERVDAFMRHFAENAFYYTLTPPPLGEQQVDDFLFENRAGFCAHYASAFVYLNRASGIPARMVTGYQGGEYNANARYYSVYQYMAHAWAEVWIEGKGWQRFDPTAMIAPERILDGFDATFNSQDTYLADSPFSTLRMKDYPLLNKLRQQMASIDFYWSMWVLGFDESRKQQLLANLLGSADASKVALFMLVSLIAIATMIAYYAGLFSSAKQKDSLIKRYNRICTRLNKRGITRQTGQTVSQFDTQVSEALASSNPQVAQKFSEFSSIYNQLKYQPLSQPQANELRRRYYKLYLGLRFCAL from the coding sequence ATGATGAAAGATAATTTCGATAGCATCATTAGTCGCAACACCTTGTTTTGGTTGCTCATTACCAATGTAGTGGTACTGTTGCCTTTGTATAGTAATGCCACCATTTGGAGTATTGGCATTTGTGCCATTTGCTTTGTGTGGCGCATCGGTATTTATTTTGGCAAAGTCTCTGCCCCGCCTAAGCTGCTCGTCACTTCGCTCGCCATAGGCGCAGCTTCAACACTTGGGTTAGTTGCATCCGAAATCGGCGCGCTCAATGCACTCGTTAACTTGCTGCTGCTAGGTTATGCGCTGAAGTATATTGAAATGCGTGAGTTAAGAGACGTAAAAGTCGTGGTGTTAGTAGGATATTTCTTAATTGCTTTTGCCCTACTTGAGCAGCAATCAATGCTGTTTACTATGCAAATGCTATTAGTTGCGGTCATAAACTCTTGCGTGTTGATCAGCGTCTATCAAGACAAAGCCTTGAAAAAAGCCAATGCCATTTTTGCAGCTAAAATCATGCTACAAAGTTTACCGTTAGCGATTTTGCTCTTTGTGGTGTTTCCACGCCTTGGTCCATTATGGCTGGCGCCGAACCTAAAAGTGGCGCAAACCGGGCTTTCCAATGAACTTAGCTTTGGCGATATAGGCAAGCTCACCCGCTCTGACGAGCTCGCCTTTAGAGCAACATTTGAAGCTGACTCCGACCGCCAGCAATTAACTAATAGTGAGCTTTATTGGCGCACCTTAGTAATGGAAAAATACGACGGCAAAACCTGGCGCCAAGACCATAGCATTAAACACAAGCAGCGCATGGCATTCGTTGAAAAGCCCAAACGTCAAGTACCCCCAAATAGTGGCGAGCGCCTCGCTTATACCATCATCAGTGAACCAAGCCATAAAAAGTGGCTTTATGGGTTAAACGTTGCCTACTCTGACGCGCCCCATGTGGTCGAGCTGCAAGATTATCGCCTGTACTCAGTGCGCCCGATTGACCAGCGCTTAAGTTACCGAGTCGATTCCTATCCTCAGCAAGTAATGGAGCTCGAGCTCAGCGAAAACACCCGCAAGATTAATCTAGGCTTGCCCGCAAACCTCAACCCACAAACTCTGGCATTGGGCCAATCATTTAAACAGCAATACCCAGATGAACTAGAGCGTGTCGATGCGTTTATGCGCCACTTTGCCGAAAACGCGTTTTATTACACCTTAACCCCGCCGCCATTGGGCGAGCAGCAAGTTGATGACTTTCTATTTGAAAACCGTGCAGGCTTCTGCGCGCATTATGCTTCTGCTTTTGTTTATTTAAATCGCGCTAGCGGCATTCCAGCGCGTATGGTCACCGGTTATCAAGGCGGCGAATACAACGCGAATGCACGCTATTACAGCGTGTATCAATATATGGCGCACGCCTGGGCTGAAGTGTGGATTGAAGGTAAAGGTTGGCAACGCTTTGATCCAACCGCGATGATCGCGCCAGAGCGTATTCTCGATGGTTTTGACGCCACCTTTAACAGCCAAGATACTTATCTTGCCGACAGTCCATTCAGTACCTTACGTATGAAGGACTACCCGCTGCTTAACAAGCTCAGGCAACAAATGGCGAGTATCGATTTTTATTGGAGCATGTGGGTACTTGGCTTTGATGAAAGCCGCAAACAACAGTTGCTAGCAAACTTATTAGGCAGCGCAGATGCCAGTAAAGTTGCGCTATTTATGCTAGTTAGCCTGATTGCTATTGCCACCATGATCGCCTATTACGCTGGGCTGTTTAGCAGTGCTAAGCAAAAAGACAGCCTAATTAAGCGCTATAACCGAATTTGCACCCGCTTAAATAAACGCGGCATTACAAGACAAACCGGACAGACCGTCAGTCAGTTTGACACTCAGGTGAGTGAAGCTCTGGCATCGAGCAATCCGCAAGTAGCGCAAAAGTTTAGTGAGTTCAGCAGCATCTACAATCAACTTAAATACCAACCACTTAGCCAGCCACAAGCCAATGAGTTGCGCAGGCGTTATTATAAATTGTATTTAGGATTACGCTTTTGTGCGCTTTAA